The proteins below are encoded in one region of Salmo salar chromosome ssa02, Ssal_v3.1, whole genome shotgun sequence:
- the khsrp gene encoding far upstream element-binding protein 2 isoform X5, with protein sequence MSDYGSPGAGAGAGGKKDAFADAVQRARQIAAKIGGDAGPPSNNGGGGEGFPFQTLKRSLEDGDQPDAKKMSSQGDRDSATALSIGAQLAALSQQSVRPSTMTEEYRVPDGMVGLIIGRGGEQINKIQQDSGCKVQIAPGEQLDSGGMPERSVSLTGNPDAIAKAKMFLDEIVSRGRGAPSSSFHESTNGQSGSMQEMMIPAGKAGLIIGKGGETIKQLQERAGVKMILIQDGSQPPNMDKPLRIIGDPYKVQQAKELVNEILRERDHAGFGDRNNFGNQMGGGGGGGGGMDVPVPRHSVGVVIGRSGEMIKKIQADAGVRIQFKPDDGAGPDKIAHIMGPPDRCEHAASIINELLQSIRVREDGGQGGPPGPPGTGGMPQGGHGRGRGQGNWGGPPGGEVTFSIPAHKCGLVIGRGGENVKAINQQTGAFVEISRQPPPNGDPNFKLFIIRGSPQQIDHAKQLIEDKIEAPLCPLGGGPGGPGPAGPMGPYNPNPYNPGPGGPGGPPHGGPPGGHGYGAPQGWGNTFQQWQAPGGPHDPNKAAADPNAAWAAYYAQYYQQQPGGAMPGQAPNAPAAAPVQADPSQAAQTPGGQPDYTKAWEEYYKKMGMAQPGGGAAAAPAAAVAGGGAGGQQDYSAAWAEYYRQQAAFYGPGGAPGQAATPQQGQQAQ encoded by the exons ATGTCGGACTACGGCTCACCCGGGGCCGGAGCGGGCGCTGGAGGCAAAAAAGATGCTTTCGCGGACGCCGTGCAGCGAGCCAGACAG ATTGCAGCTAAGATCGGAGGAGATGCCGGACCTCCAAGTAacaatggaggaggaggagagggcttCCCGTTCCAAACACTGAAACGTTCTCTGGAGGATGGAG ACCAACCAGATGCCAAGAAGATGTCTTCCCAGGGGGACAGAGACTCAGCCACTGCTTTGT CTATCGGAGCTCAGCTCGCTGCCCTGTCTCAGCAAAG TGTCAGACCCTCCACTATGACAGAGGAGTACAGAGTGCCAGACGGCATGGTCGGACtca TCATTGGTCGAGGGGGCGAGCAGATCAACAAGATCCAGCAGGACTCGGGCTGCAAGGTCCAGATCGCTCCAGGTGAGCAACTAG aCAGTGGTGGCATGCCAGAGAGGAGCGTCTCCCTCACAGGAAACCCTGACGCCATCGC GAAAGCCAAGATGTTTCTGGATGAGATTGTATCTCGGGGACGGGGTGCACCTTCCTCCTCTTTCCACGAGTCGACCAATGGGCAGAGTGGCTCCATGCAGGAGATGATGATCCCAGCTGGCAAGGCCGGCCTAATCATCGGCAAGGGAGGAGAGACCATCAAACAACTACAG GAGCGTGCTGGAGTAAAGATGATTCTCATCCAAGATGGCTCCCAGCCACCCAACATGGACAAACCCCTGCGCATCATCGGAGACCCCTACAAAGTACAG caaGCGAAGGAGCTGGTGAATGAGATTCTGAGAGAGAGGGATCACGCTGGCTTTGGAGACAGAAACAATTTTGGCAACCAAAtggggggaggaggtggtggaggaggaggcatgGAT GTGCCCGTGCCCCGCCACTCTGTGGGAGTTGTGATTGGTCGAAGTGgagagatgatcaagaagatcCAGGCAGACGCTGGAGTTAGGATACAGTTCAAACCAG atGACGGTGCAGGTCCTGATAAGATAGCCCACATCATGGGCCCTCCAGACCGCTGTGAGCACGCTGCCTCCATCATCAACGAGCTGCTGCAGAGCATCAGAGTCAGGGAGGACGGAGGACAGGGG ggtCCTCCAGGTCCTCCTGGCACGGGGGGGATGCCTCAGGGTGGCCATGGCAGGGGGCGAGGCCAGGGCAACTGGGGCGGTCCTCCGGGAGGTGAGGTCACCTTCTCTATCCCCGCCCACAAATGCGGCCTTGTGATTGGTCGGGGTGGCGAGAACGTCAAGGCCATCAACCAGCAGACGGGGGCTTTCGTGGAGATCTCGCGTCAGCCGCCGCCCAACGGTGACCCCAACTTCAAACTGTTCATCATCAGGGGGTCCCCTCAACAGATAGATCATGCCAAGCAGCTCATAGAGGACAAGATCGAG GCTCCTCTGTGTCCTCTAGGGGGTGGTCCTGGTGGACCTGGTCCTGCTGGTCCAATGGGCCCCTACAACCCCAACCCTTACAACCCAGGGCCTGGTGGCCCCGGAGGACCCCCGCA tggcgGCCCCCCAGGTGGTCATGGTTatggggcccctcagggctgGGGCAACACCTTCCAGCAGTGGCAGGCCCCTGGAGGGCCACACGACCCCA ATAAGGCAGCGGCAGACCCCAATGCTGCGTGGGCAGCCTACTATGCGCAATACTACCAGCAGCAGCCAGGGGGCGCCATGCCGGGCCAGGCCCCCAACGCCCCAGCAGCCGCCCCAGTCCAGGCAGACCCCTCCCAGGCAGCCCAGACCCCTGGAGGCCAGCCAGACTACACCAAGGCCTGGGAGGAGTATTACAAGAAGATGGGCATGG cccagcCCGGTGGAGGTGCAGCAGCGGCGCCGGCTGCAGCTGTAGCCGGGGGAGGAGCCGGCGGACAGCAGGACTACAGTGCAGCCTGGGCTGAGTACTACAGGCAGCAGGCGGCCTTCTACGGCCCTGGAGGGGCTCCGGGACAGGCTGCCACCCCTCAGCAAGGACAACAg GCCCAGTGA